The genomic stretch CCAAGCTCGGTGAGCTTCCCGGTCGAGCGGTCGATCTGGTAGGCGGCGACCGAGCCGTCGTCGGTTTCCGAGACGGCGTAGGCATTCTGGCCGTTGGGGTGGAAGCAGACGAAGGACGGGTTCACCAACTCGGCGGCGAGCTCGGGGTCGCTGACTTCACCCGTCATCGAGGAGAAGCGGCTGACGTAAATGCCCTTGCTCACATCTCCCCGCGTATAGGTTCCGAAGTAGACCAAGTGATCGTACTCAGGCTCGGCGGGGGCCTCGGCCTCGGGTTCCGGCTCGGAGCCCCCGCAGGAAACCAGAGGGGACGCAGCCATGGCGCCGAGGAAGTGACGTCGGTCGAGCATGCCGACTATCACAGCGCAACGCGCGCCGGTTTGCAACGTCTGCTAACGCAGGACGAAGTTGACCTCGATCTCGGTCGAGACCGGCACGGCGCGGCCCGAGAGCATG from Chrysiogenia bacterium encodes the following:
- a CDS encoding beta-propeller fold lactonase family protein → MAASPLVSCGGSEPEPEAEAPAEPEYDHLVYFGTYTRGDVSKGIYVSRFSSMTGEVSDPELAAELVNPSFVCFHPNGQNAYAVSETDDGSVAAYQIDRSTGKLTELGSQTTQGSSPCDLQVDASGQMLAVANYGSGSTISYRVGANGSLSA